Proteins co-encoded in one Spirosoma endbachense genomic window:
- a CDS encoding Pycsar system effector family protein, producing MMEIATVAAQPIGIAQPQKQGKLLKKARQFAWTLYQEHRSTNVYFHTYTRAEEVVKACRDLAKDLALNASDRKVLFVSAWFVDTGFVYQGPAVQLDSDTIVESFLQPYDFPTDQTKRVIDCINSVHTVHVPTSALEEAFHDGYWQFLGRKDYENQIDLLRAEQEQTSGQVITEAEWTSQCLADFTKHPFYSRYAQQKFSKQRAQNWLVVERKLRSLNLKAKQNEKPVQENRLSDHEIEDSFKLASRNYVDLLGVADRKAALLINVSSILISIVLAVLIRHLEDNPRLVLPTIILLVVCMATITFAILASRPTRRQNRQPSAEEEQTLFLGSYDSIDPAFERTTWEDYSQQVDTLRMQSKNEYFKQVLKEIFRTRKLLSRKFRYLSVAYYTFIVGMVITTLAYVTAMLFDI from the coding sequence ATGATGGAAATTGCTACTGTGGCTGCTCAACCTATCGGAATAGCACAACCCCAAAAACAGGGTAAACTGCTAAAAAAAGCGCGCCAGTTTGCATGGACGCTCTATCAGGAACACCGGTCAACGAACGTTTACTTTCATACGTATACACGAGCTGAAGAAGTAGTAAAGGCTTGTAGGGACCTGGCGAAGGATTTGGCCCTGAATGCGTCGGATAGGAAGGTTCTTTTTGTATCGGCTTGGTTTGTCGACACTGGTTTTGTTTATCAGGGCCCGGCGGTACAACTAGACAGTGACACCATTGTCGAATCATTCCTACAGCCATACGATTTCCCGACTGACCAGACAAAACGTGTTATTGACTGTATCAATAGCGTACATACTGTTCATGTTCCAACCAGTGCTTTGGAGGAAGCGTTTCATGATGGGTACTGGCAGTTTCTGGGTCGGAAAGACTATGAAAATCAAATTGACCTGTTACGAGCCGAACAGGAACAGACCTCGGGTCAAGTCATAACCGAGGCCGAATGGACTAGTCAATGTCTGGCCGATTTTACTAAACATCCATTTTATTCACGCTATGCTCAACAAAAGTTCAGTAAACAACGAGCCCAAAACTGGCTTGTCGTGGAGCGGAAATTACGTTCATTAAACCTGAAAGCGAAGCAGAATGAAAAACCCGTTCAGGAAAATCGGCTGTCCGATCATGAAATTGAAGATTCTTTTAAACTGGCTTCCCGCAATTATGTCGATTTACTGGGAGTTGCCGATCGCAAAGCGGCCCTGCTCATTAATGTCAGTTCTATTTTAATCTCAATTGTACTGGCGGTGCTTATCCGGCATCTGGAAGATAACCCGAGACTGGTGCTACCCACTATTATCCTGCTCGTGGTTTGTATGGCGACCATCACGTTTGCCATTCTGGCCAGCCGACCGACTCGACGCCAGAATAGACAACCATCAGCGGAGGAGGAGCAAACCTTATTTTTAGGAAGCTATGATAGCATCGACCCAGCCTTTGAGCGGACAACCTGGGAAGACTATAGCCAGCAGGTAGATACCCTACGCATGCAATCCAAAAATGAGTACTTCAAACAGGTACTTAAGGAGATATTCCGAACCCGAAAGCTACTGAGCCGCAAATTTCGCTACCTCTCCGTGGCCTATTACACCTTCATTGTGGGCATGGTTATCACGACACTGGCGTATGTGACAGCGATGTTGTTCGATATATAA
- a CDS encoding alpha/beta fold hydrolase, whose translation MKHVNKSIAMRKTKQYLQFLILIMLLPTLVSNAQSVKFPDSWLDGYAYVNGIRIHYYHAKPAPGKPVMVMVHGYTDIGLSWTTLTLKLQDAYDIYMIDTRGHGLSDSFTPSDNGETMIKDVVDFIRVLKFEKPILMGHSMGAATVMRVGAAYPDLAKAIIMLDPFVGNRSFGPAPQGTATNLNNQSTTVASGQPSSLPARRPSMFKSPDTLVAQNNTPFEDLVARGHRQNPKWDSVDVYYWAFSKKQYHGPYTPEQAQAMTGTMNTADALAKIKVPALILKADAPPEVRKANEEAARVMQRGKLVHMDGAGHNLHHDKLAKTVDVLNEFLKTL comes from the coding sequence ATGAAACATGTAAACAAATCAATCGCGATGCGCAAAACGAAACAGTATTTACAATTCCTGATCCTCATAATGCTCTTGCCCACGCTGGTAAGCAACGCCCAGTCTGTAAAGTTTCCGGATAGCTGGTTAGATGGGTATGCCTATGTCAATGGTATCCGTATTCATTATTACCACGCAAAGCCTGCACCAGGAAAACCTGTAATGGTGATGGTGCATGGCTATACCGATATTGGCCTTAGCTGGACTACATTGACATTGAAGCTGCAGGACGCTTACGATATTTATATGATTGATACCCGTGGGCATGGTTTGTCCGATTCGTTCACGCCTTCTGATAACGGAGAAACAATGATCAAGGATGTAGTGGATTTTATACGGGTACTAAAATTTGAAAAACCAATTCTTATGGGCCATTCAATGGGGGCAGCTACTGTAATGCGTGTAGGGGCAGCGTATCCTGATTTGGCAAAAGCCATTATTATGCTCGATCCATTTGTTGGAAATCGTTCATTTGGGCCGGCTCCGCAAGGGACCGCTACCAATCTAAATAATCAGTCAACAACTGTAGCGTCAGGTCAACCTTCATCACTACCGGCCCGACGACCAAGCATGTTCAAAAGCCCAGATACGTTGGTAGCCCAGAACAATACCCCGTTTGAAGACCTGGTAGCAAGAGGCCATCGCCAAAATCCAAAATGGGATAGTGTCGATGTCTATTATTGGGCCTTTTCAAAAAAGCAGTACCATGGTCCATATACACCCGAACAGGCACAGGCAATGACAGGTACCATGAATACCGCGGATGCTCTCGCAAAGATTAAAGTACCTGCCCTTATTTTGAAAGCTGATGCGCCACCTGAAGTGCGCAAAGCAAACGAGGAAGCGGCCCGCGTAATGCAAAGGGGAAAATTGGTTCACATGGATGGAGCAGGCCACAATCTGCATCATGATAAACTGGCTAAAACCGTAGATGTGTTGAATGAGTTTTTGAAGACTCTGTAA
- a CDS encoding sigma 54-interacting transcriptional regulator, giving the protein MQLPSNPSSNAAYQLLIVEDEYVIANNLKLMLQKAGYTILGIARSVDEATKLIKQQTPDMVLLDIYLKGEATGIDLSRQLEDTTIPFIFISANDNQRVLEQVKNTDSSGYIVKPFRERDILTTLEIARYRQAHSKEMKLREEKVLQVALTDALSDNTPWADRLLRVAQLLLPNIPFEYLTLGFAQEKFRLAFCFHRVGFDEYETVSPESFWKMAGIPLEQALAAQGDVAKQGAGRYNHNDFESLCRKYRPMQALAHTYRLESALVLAFTSTRMGPVVLSFFSRQPDTYLTRHLNLLERLEQPIVLTLDRIFAYEEVARLSEKLQQENTYLQEEVKSSANFEEILGTSQPLMQVFNLVSQVAPGDTTVLLMGESGTGKELFARALHNLSARKGKIMVKVNCATLPANLIESELFGHEKGAFTGAVDRRIGKFEVAQGGTIFLDEIGELPLDLQAKLLRVLQEKEIERLGGKTPIKTDVRVIAATNRELEKEVADGRFRMDLFFRLSVFPILLPSLQERRGDIPLLATHFAKKFARRLGKPFPGFKASTVEELVSYNWPGNIRELENLMEQAVILNDGKNPVALGRSLGTHLFAARETSLSAATQLDVSATLNVDRAMAKDLPGVKQQHQESERDYILTILQKTNGRIRGAGGAAELLNIKPSTLEYRMERLGIRKTLTIKESGK; this is encoded by the coding sequence ATGCAACTACCCAGCAACCCGTCATCAAACGCTGCTTATCAACTTTTAATAGTAGAAGATGAGTACGTCATTGCCAATAACCTGAAGTTAATGCTTCAGAAAGCCGGGTACACGATTTTGGGCATTGCCCGGTCTGTCGATGAGGCCACGAAATTGATTAAACAACAAACGCCTGATATGGTGCTGCTGGATATTTACCTCAAGGGGGAGGCTACCGGTATTGACCTGTCCCGGCAGTTGGAAGATACTACTATCCCCTTCATCTTTATTTCGGCCAATGATAATCAACGAGTGCTCGAACAGGTAAAAAACACCGACTCCAGCGGCTATATCGTCAAACCGTTTAGGGAGAGAGATATATTGACAACGCTTGAAATTGCTCGCTATCGACAGGCCCATAGTAAAGAAATGAAACTGCGGGAGGAAAAAGTGCTCCAGGTTGCTTTAACCGATGCGCTGTCCGACAATACGCCCTGGGCAGACCGGTTGTTACGGGTCGCTCAGTTGCTACTGCCCAACATCCCGTTCGAGTATCTGACTTTGGGGTTCGCTCAGGAAAAATTCCGTCTGGCGTTTTGTTTTCACCGGGTCGGGTTTGATGAGTACGAAACGGTATCGCCGGAAAGTTTCTGGAAGATGGCCGGTATTCCTCTGGAGCAGGCCTTAGCCGCGCAGGGAGACGTAGCGAAACAGGGGGCTGGCCGGTATAACCACAACGACTTTGAGAGTTTATGTCGGAAGTATCGACCAATGCAAGCCCTGGCCCACACGTACCGGCTGGAATCTGCACTGGTCTTAGCCTTTACCAGCACACGAATGGGACCAGTCGTACTAAGTTTTTTCAGCCGGCAACCCGACACTTATCTTACCCGCCATCTAAACCTGCTGGAGAGGCTGGAGCAACCCATCGTCCTCACGTTAGACCGCATCTTTGCGTACGAAGAAGTGGCTCGTCTGAGCGAAAAGCTCCAGCAGGAAAACACCTACCTCCAGGAAGAAGTGAAGTCCTCGGCCAATTTTGAAGAAATCCTGGGTACTTCGCAACCCCTGATGCAGGTCTTTAACTTGGTATCGCAGGTGGCCCCTGGCGATACCACGGTTTTACTGATGGGCGAAAGTGGTACGGGTAAAGAGCTGTTTGCCCGGGCTCTTCATAACTTATCGGCGCGCAAGGGAAAGATTATGGTTAAAGTTAACTGCGCAACATTGCCCGCCAACTTAATTGAATCTGAATTATTCGGCCACGAAAAAGGAGCTTTCACAGGAGCGGTTGATCGGCGTATCGGTAAATTCGAAGTAGCGCAGGGAGGGACTATTTTCCTGGATGAAATCGGGGAATTGCCGCTGGACCTGCAGGCGAAACTATTACGGGTTTTGCAGGAAAAGGAAATTGAACGGTTGGGGGGCAAGACCCCCATCAAGACCGATGTCCGGGTGATTGCCGCAACGAACCGGGAATTGGAGAAGGAAGTGGCGGACGGTCGATTCCGGATGGATTTATTCTTTCGCCTGTCGGTGTTTCCCATTTTATTGCCTTCCTTACAGGAGCGACGGGGCGACATTCCGTTGCTGGCGACTCATTTTGCCAAAAAATTTGCCCGACGACTAGGTAAACCCTTTCCTGGCTTCAAAGCCAGTACGGTTGAGGAACTGGTTTCCTATAATTGGCCGGGGAATATCCGGGAACTTGAAAATTTAATGGAGCAGGCCGTTATCCTAAATGACGGAAAAAACCCGGTTGCGTTAGGCCGTTCCTTAGGGACACATTTGTTTGCTGCCAGAGAAACATCCCTATCAGCAGCAACGCAGCTAGACGTTAGCGCTACGCTCAACGTCGACAGGGCGATGGCGAAGGATTTGCCCGGTGTGAAACAACAGCACCAGGAATCGGAGCGCGACTATATTCTGACTATTCTACAAAAAACGAACGGCCGGATTCGGGGAGCCGGTGGAGCGGCTGAATTGCTGAATATAAAACCGTCTACCCTTGAATACCGTATGGAACGACTGGGCATTCGTAAAACCCTCACGATTAAGGAATCAGGTAAGTAA
- a CDS encoding SDR family oxidoreductase: MTTKKVALITGANRGIGLETAKQLGELGTTVIVTARHLPVAQETATQLKAQGIDAYGVQLDVTKADERRAVASFIDEHFGKLDILVNNAGVAPKESLFIAKTLETTPEEFQYIFETNLFSVVYLTRELLPLIKKSKSGRIVNLSSILGSLSVHSQKDSPIAPYRILSYDASKAALNLFTIFLAAELEGTGIKVNSAHPGWVQTEIGGYEHAPMSIVDGAKTSVDLALLDANGPTGKFIHLGDELPW; the protein is encoded by the coding sequence ATGACAACGAAAAAAGTGGCGCTCATTACCGGAGCGAATCGTGGAATCGGGCTTGAAACGGCTAAACAACTGGGTGAGCTAGGTACTACCGTCATCGTCACTGCCCGTCATTTACCCGTTGCCCAAGAAACGGCGACCCAATTGAAAGCGCAGGGAATCGATGCCTATGGTGTCCAACTCGATGTCACAAAAGCTGACGAAAGACGGGCGGTTGCCTCGTTTATTGACGAGCATTTTGGCAAGCTGGATATTCTCGTTAATAATGCGGGCGTTGCCCCCAAAGAATCCCTGTTTATAGCCAAAACACTGGAAACAACGCCAGAAGAGTTTCAATATATTTTTGAAACCAATCTGTTTAGTGTGGTTTACCTGACCAGAGAATTACTTCCACTCATCAAAAAAAGTAAATCAGGGCGTATTGTAAATCTGTCCAGCATTCTTGGGTCACTGTCCGTCCATTCTCAAAAAGATAGTCCCATTGCGCCCTACCGGATACTGTCCTACGATGCCTCCAAAGCCGCACTAAATCTCTTTACCATCTTTTTAGCTGCGGAATTAGAGGGAACGGGTATTAAAGTAAATTCCGCCCATCCCGGTTGGGTGCAAACCGAAATTGGTGGCTATGAACACGCCCCAATGAGTATTGTTGATGGGGCTAAAACGAGTGTCGACCTGGCCCTGCTCGATGCGAATGGCCCAACGGGTAAATTCATTCATCTGGGGGACGAACTACCCTGGTAA
- a CDS encoding nuclear transport factor 2 family protein: MASPKQVVEKIYEDISRSNLSSVLPILDEHITIYMASSLPDGGEFHGRDGFMSMIARRFQLWERFEKTSFQYFLSESESDNGVVVTGNLTGKLLTVSESIIMPFVDQWRLRDGKVIEYRVFYWDAIRLMQYIQPLSFTPSPSQNGSSSN; encoded by the coding sequence ATGGCCAGTCCTAAACAGGTTGTCGAAAAGATTTACGAGGATATTTCCCGGAGTAATCTGAGCAGTGTTCTTCCCATATTGGACGAGCATATTACCATTTACATGGCCAGCTCTTTGCCCGATGGCGGAGAATTTCATGGCCGGGATGGCTTTATGTCCATGATCGCCCGGCGATTTCAGCTTTGGGAACGTTTTGAAAAGACTTCTTTTCAGTATTTTTTATCAGAGTCGGAATCAGATAATGGGGTTGTTGTAACCGGCAACCTTACGGGCAAACTTCTTACTGTTTCTGAGTCTATCATTATGCCGTTTGTGGATCAATGGCGATTAAGAGATGGTAAAGTGATTGAGTATCGCGTTTTTTATTGGGATGCGATTCGGTTAATGCAGTATATACAACCACTCAGTTTTACTCCGTCCCCATCTCAAAACGGCTCTAGTTCCAATTAG